One Papaver somniferum cultivar HN1 chromosome 10, ASM357369v1, whole genome shotgun sequence genomic window carries:
- the LOC113318264 gene encoding protein WVD2-like 3 isoform X1 produces the protein MDKDPYCLIDYRNGDIHDLANKKQDLVEMEVHINGDIDCHVAEENVELKDYEVKECTTENLVKTPGANHVVNCDKEQDVLSSKIKNLTGLSGEKTKEPEEQKIGNHKKLSTSEKPAARSAATRNVKNHTVPQPFALATEKRASSGARPVGSETSAVVSKKSFNVSDLQNLNAVKKPQQLKSPVISKKKPLQPENSKHGDEDDACSVASSNAASVQTVKSRVISASVPVFRCTDRAEKRKEFYSKLEEKHQALEAERNQCEARTKEEREAALKQLRKGLTFKASPMPSFYHEGPPPKVELKKMPPTRAKSPKLGRRKSCSDAVKSSHGANGILSHDRANRQSLDTCQEDTITSPNSSSKFQINGHDVSGSRGLKGEQKPVRGTRKSAPPKMTGQSNVDITVQS, from the exons ATGGACAAGGATCCTTATTGTCTCATAGATTACAGAAACGGCGACATCCATGATTTAGCTAATAAAAAACAGGATCTTGTAGAGATGGAAGTCCATATTAATGGCGACATCGATTGCCATGTAGCAGAAGAAAATGTCGAGTTAAAGGATTATGAAGTAAAAGAGTGCACTACAGAAAATTTGGTGAAGACTCCTGGGGCTAATCATGTTGTAAATTGTGACAAGGAGCAAGATGTGTTGTCCAGTAAAATTAAGAACTTAACTGGTTTATCTGGGGAGAAAACAAAAGAACCCGAAGAGCAGAAGATTGGCAATCACAAGAAGCTCAGTACAAGTGAGAAACCGGCAGCAAGATCTGCTGCAACACGAAATGTGAAAAACCATACTGTTCCGCAGCCATTTGCACTGGCAACTGAAAAGCGTGCTTCGTCGGGAGCTCGTCCTGTTGGGTCTGAAACTTCTGCCGTTGTATCAAAGAAATCTTTTAATGTGTCTGATTTGCAAAATCTCAATGCTGTGAAGAAACCTCAG CAGCTAAAATCACCTGTGATATCTAAGAAAAAGCCATTGCAGCCTGAAAACAGTAAACATGGCGATGAAGATGATGCTTGTTCTGTTGCATCCTC AAATGCAGCATCAGTGCAGACAGTAAAGTCGAGGGTGATTAGTGCATCAGTTCCTGTATTTAGATGCACGGATCGTGCTGAAAAAAGAAAGGAG TTTTATTcgaagttggaggaaaaacacCAAGCTTTAGAGGCAGAGCGGAACCAATGTGAAGCTAGGACCAAG GAAGAGCGAGAGGCTGCTCTCAAGCAGCTTAGAAAGGGCTTGACGTTTAAAGCTAGTCCTATGCCCAGCTTTTATCATGAGGGACCACCTCCTAAAGTCGAATTAAAAAAG ATGCCACCAACTCGTGCAAAATCTCCAAAACTAGGTCGAAGGAAAAGTTGCAGTGATGCAGTCAAGTCATCACATGGAGCTAACGGAATATTATCTCATGATCGAGCGAATAGGCAAAGTCTGGATACTTGCCAAGAAGATACAATCACTAGTCCTAACAGCAGTAGTAAGTTTCAGATCAATGGACATGATGTTAGTGGGAGTCGCGGACTGAAAGGAGAACAAAAACCAGTTAGAGGGACCCGGAAATCAGCTCCTCCAAAGATGACTGGGCAAAGTAATGTGGACATCACAGTTCAGTCTTGA
- the LOC113318264 gene encoding protein WVD2-like 3 isoform X2 yields the protein MDKDPYCLIDYRNGDIHDLANKKQDLVEMEVHINGDIDCHVAEENVELKDYEVKECTTENLVKTPGANHVVNCDKEQDVLSSKIKNLTGLSGEKTKEPEEQKIGNHKKLSTSEKPAARSAATRNVKNHTVPQPFALATEKRASSGARPVGSETSAVVSKKSFNVSDLQNLNAVKKPQLKSPVISKKKPLQPENSKHGDEDDACSVASSNAASVQTVKSRVISASVPVFRCTDRAEKRKEFYSKLEEKHQALEAERNQCEARTKEEREAALKQLRKGLTFKASPMPSFYHEGPPPKVELKKMPPTRAKSPKLGRRKSCSDAVKSSHGANGILSHDRANRQSLDTCQEDTITSPNSSSKFQINGHDVSGSRGLKGEQKPVRGTRKSAPPKMTGQSNVDITVQS from the exons ATGGACAAGGATCCTTATTGTCTCATAGATTACAGAAACGGCGACATCCATGATTTAGCTAATAAAAAACAGGATCTTGTAGAGATGGAAGTCCATATTAATGGCGACATCGATTGCCATGTAGCAGAAGAAAATGTCGAGTTAAAGGATTATGAAGTAAAAGAGTGCACTACAGAAAATTTGGTGAAGACTCCTGGGGCTAATCATGTTGTAAATTGTGACAAGGAGCAAGATGTGTTGTCCAGTAAAATTAAGAACTTAACTGGTTTATCTGGGGAGAAAACAAAAGAACCCGAAGAGCAGAAGATTGGCAATCACAAGAAGCTCAGTACAAGTGAGAAACCGGCAGCAAGATCTGCTGCAACACGAAATGTGAAAAACCATACTGTTCCGCAGCCATTTGCACTGGCAACTGAAAAGCGTGCTTCGTCGGGAGCTCGTCCTGTTGGGTCTGAAACTTCTGCCGTTGTATCAAAGAAATCTTTTAATGTGTCTGATTTGCAAAATCTCAATGCTGTGAAGAAACCTCAG CTAAAATCACCTGTGATATCTAAGAAAAAGCCATTGCAGCCTGAAAACAGTAAACATGGCGATGAAGATGATGCTTGTTCTGTTGCATCCTC AAATGCAGCATCAGTGCAGACAGTAAAGTCGAGGGTGATTAGTGCATCAGTTCCTGTATTTAGATGCACGGATCGTGCTGAAAAAAGAAAGGAG TTTTATTcgaagttggaggaaaaacacCAAGCTTTAGAGGCAGAGCGGAACCAATGTGAAGCTAGGACCAAG GAAGAGCGAGAGGCTGCTCTCAAGCAGCTTAGAAAGGGCTTGACGTTTAAAGCTAGTCCTATGCCCAGCTTTTATCATGAGGGACCACCTCCTAAAGTCGAATTAAAAAAG ATGCCACCAACTCGTGCAAAATCTCCAAAACTAGGTCGAAGGAAAAGTTGCAGTGATGCAGTCAAGTCATCACATGGAGCTAACGGAATATTATCTCATGATCGAGCGAATAGGCAAAGTCTGGATACTTGCCAAGAAGATACAATCACTAGTCCTAACAGCAGTAGTAAGTTTCAGATCAATGGACATGATGTTAGTGGGAGTCGCGGACTGAAAGGAGAACAAAAACCAGTTAGAGGGACCCGGAAATCAGCTCCTCCAAAGATGACTGGGCAAAGTAATGTGGACATCACAGTTCAGTCTTGA